ATACAGCCGGACCGGTTGGTCGATGCTCCGGGGCATGCTGCCGGATTGGCGAAGGATGCGAGGGTGAGGTCGAGAGGTGAGGCGCGACACTTCGATTTCCCGCGTCGTGACGGTGCCATCGGGGGTGGTGACGGTGGCGGTGTAGGTTCCAACGGTATCTTCGCTTACGGTGAGCGGAAGAGAGGTGGGGGATGTGCGGAGGAGAGGCTGGGTGATGGGCGCGCCGTTCAGCGTCCATTGGACGTCCAGCGACGGGGCGTAGGGAGCTGCTTCCAGTTCGGTTTCGTAGCCGTAGGCAGCGACGACGTCGCCCGAGACGGAACGAAGGACCGGGTGGTCGGCGAGACGGTGAAAGTGGACGGTGGTATCGGCGCTGCGGGTTGACCCATATTTGTTGCTGACCAGCACGTGATACGTGCCGGCATCGGCCGGCCCGGCCCCCGTGAGGTCAAGTTGCGCGGATTGGCCGTCGGCCAAAGCGACGTCGTCTTTGAACCACTGGTAGGTGAGGGTATAGGTGGAATCGGCCACGATCTGCAGGCGGCCCGAGCTGCCCGCGATGAGCTCCAGGCTGTTGGGCTGTTGATAGATTTTGGGTCCATCGTAGGGCTGGACGGTGAGGGTGGCGGGTTCGCTCTGCACGCTGCCGACGGAGTTGGTCGCGACCACGTGATAAGTCCCAGCGTGGTCCAGGGTCACCTCGCTGAAACGCAGAGAGGAGCCGGTGGCTTCAGCCAGAAGTTGGCCGTCTTTATACCACTGCAGGGTAGGTTGGGGAGAACCGGTCACGTAAAAGTTCTCCCCGAAGGGGACGAAGTCAAAGGTCAGCCCCACACCTTCGAAGGAGCGTTGTCCTTCATCGACGATCCGGCTGGAGGGATGGGCGAGGATAGTCGGCGCACGGTCGGGCATGATGGAAATGTTGGCGTCGAGAGAGCGGGTGCTGGTCCCCTCGCTGGTGGTCGCCACCACGTGGACCGTGCCGGCCAGATTGGGGGAAAGCTGCAGGGTCGAGGAGGTGGCGTCGGGAAGCGCCATGCCGTTGTGATACCATTGCAGGGAGTAGGGCAGGGAGCATTGTGCGGCGACGCGGATATAGTGATTGGACGAGCCCGGGATCAGGACCTGATCGGAGGGTTGACGGACAAAGATAGGCCGAGGCGTATCGAGGGTTTGAACGACGATCACGGGGTCGCTGCGCAAGGTTTTGCCGGTGCTGTAGTCCTCCACTCGATAGTTGCCGGGGGTGTCGACGCGGAGAGACCAATGGGTTTCATCGGGGATGGGCAGGCCGTTGCGAAACCACTGGATTTGAGTCGAGTCCGTGATGTTTGAAGTGGCCAACAGGGTAAGGGACTTTCCCGGGAACAGGGTTCGCTCACCGTCGGCGATGCGGAGGTAGAGTGGGTCTGGCTCGCGGAAAGCGAGTTCCCATGGGTCGGAAGTGATTTCGCCGGCCACATTGGTCAGGCGGACCCGATAAGTGCCGAGGTTGGCAGCGGTGATGTTGGGGATGTCGAACGATGCTTGAACCCACGTTTCCTGCGTCGCGATCACGTCATCGTTGTGCAGGAGCTCGACCGTCATCGGCGGGGTGCCCGTGTGATAGAGGAAAACGCCGAAGTCATCTCCGGGGGAAAGGGAGGCCGGAGCCGATAACAGGGTGATGCGCGGAGCGGTATTGGCAGGGGCGGTCACGTGAAAGGGCGGGAGGGAGCTGCTCCCCGCCGCATTGGTGGCTGTGAAGACGTATTCGCCCGCATCCGTTGGGTAGGAGGGGAGGCCGATTCGCAGAAAGAGATCGGAGCTGTAGGGCTCACCGTTCTTGGTCCATGCGTAGGTGACGGGGAGCGCGCTTTGCACGACCGGATAAATGCTGAGGGCAGAACCGTAGTTGAGCTCCAGGTCGGGGTCACCGGATAGAAAAACGGCGGGTGGAGCCGGTGTGAGCACTTCGAGCGCCACGGGAGCGCTGGCCAAGGAGACCTCGTCCTCGCTGGCTGTGACATGATAGAGACCGGCGTCGGCGGTGGTGGTGGAGTCGATGCGGAACCGACGCTCCGTCGCGCCGGGCAGTGCTTCGCCGTCGTGATACCATTGGAAGCGGAAAGCGCCGGTCTCCGGCGTGGTGATGGCTTCCATGTCCGCAGGCTCGCCGGCGTTGACGATCTGGTTGGGGGTAACCACGACCGTGTCGATGGCCGCTTGAGCCGCGAGGGAGAGCGCGAGGCTGAGGCCCAGGCCGACGGTCAGTTGACGCCACAGAGGTGTGACGACGCGCATGCGGTGAGGCGAAGGCTTCTTCATATCGCAAGGGGGAGACGACGGGAGGAGCCGTCACGGAGGGGTCACGGCGTTGTCGGTCCTAAATGACAACCGACCGCGTCAAACCCGCCGCATTTTTTTTGGGGGGCGCGCGTGGTTGGGGGCGAACTGGATCAGTTCGGGCCCGGGGCGAAGCCGTCTTCGGTGGTCGCGTCGGGGTGGTAGGCGCCGGTGCGGGTGGTGCCGCTGCGGGTATTGTAGAGCTCGATCACACGGAGGAGTTCGGAGAGGGACAGGGTGCCGTCTTCATCGGTGTCGGCGAGGTGGTAGTGCACCAACGCAGTAGGGTCGATCGCCGGCGTGAGCAGATCGGTTTCGAAGCCGTCGGTGCTGTCATGGTTTTCTCGATACCGGCCGGTGCGGGAGGTGCCGTGGCGCGTGTTATAGAGTTCAATGACGCGCAGGAGTTCGCTGAGTTCGAGTCGGCCATTGGCATCGGTATCGGCGCTGTGTCGGGACGGTGGTGGGCCCAGGCGCAGCGGGTCGGGTTGGATGAGGAATTCGGTGGGAGTCCCGTCGCTGGTCCAGGAAATCATTGCGCTCAATTCGGAGAAATCGGTTTGGTCGAGCGGGGCTTGCAGCACGTAGGTGAACGTCAGCGAGTTGGCAGCCGGGGCGTTCCAGGTCCATCCGGCGAGGGAAGTTGTTGCGTCTGCCGGGGCGCTGTCCGCGGTCGAATCACTGGAGATCAAACTCCAGCCTTCCGGGAGCAGGGCCTCCCACGTGAGCGTGTCGATGCCGCTGCCCAGCAGCACTTGGTTTTTAATGGTGACGCGGCGCTGGGTATCCCAGCCCCGACGGAGGACACGATGGGTGCCAATCGCCTGGCCGTCGCCGGGGGCGACGCGCAGCAGGAAGCTGCGACTGGCGACGCGGCCAGCGGCGGAGGTGATCTCGACCGAATAGACGCCGGCGTCGGTTGCACTGAGTTCGGTCAAGGTGAGGGAGGCGGCATCGGCATCGGGCAGGAGCACGCCATCCTTGCGCCATTGGTAGGAAAGGTCCGTGGCGGCGATGGCTTCGACGCTGAACTGAGCGGTCGAACCTAGCGGCAGCGGGGCGCTCGGTCGGGCAAACCCGGTGATAAGTGGGCGGTCCGGCAAGGCGAGTGTGACCCGTGCGGCTTGAGTGGAGGCTACGCCATGGTCGTTGCTCACGATAAGGGAATACAGGCCAACGTCGTCGGTGGACTGCAGGTTCACCGTGTGGGTGAGCTGGGTGGCTCCCGGGATATCCACGCCGTTGTGGCGCCACTGAAATTGCATGGGGGTCGGGCTAGAGACTGAAGCGGTGAGGACTTTTGAGTCTCCGAAAGCGATGGCGGCATCCAGCGGGTGGGCGATGATATCAGGCAGGAGGTTTTTCTCGGGTGCCGGGAGCACCGAAACCGTGGCGGTGTGACTGGTCACCGTGCCAGCCGGGTTCGTGGCGACGACGTGATACGCTCCGCTGATGTCGTCCAAGCCCCAGTCCTTCAGAAAAAAATATTTGTCGGAAGAGGTAGTCAGAGACTCACCGTTGCGGAACCATTCATATTGGAGGCCTCGGATGCTTTCCACCTCGACCGTCAGCGCAGGCACTGAACTCATTGAGGAGGAAATCTGGAGACTGGCGGGGTGTCTGGTGATGGTCGGAGCACCAACAGGTATGACTGCCACAGGGGCGGGCGTGCTGGTGGCGGATCCGTTTTCGTTGGTGACGATGACGGTGTAGTCCCCGGCGTTGTTCGCCGAGAGATTGCCGATTCCGTAGGTGGGGGAGTTGGCACCGGGAATGTCCTCCCCGTTGAGTTGCCATTGATAGGTCATGGGCGACTCGCCCACGGCCGTGGCTTCGAGGTAGAGGTATGACCCTTGGTCGAGGGTTTGGGGAGTGGGATGGAGGCTGAGGTATGGGGCCAGGCCATCCGTGAGTCGGGACACTTCAACGGGCGGCGAGATAAACTCCCCATCGGCAGTTGTAACGATCAAGCGGTAGGTGCCATCCGCTTCTGGACCGGAGCGGTCAGAACGCCAGAGCGATACGCCGGTTGCACTATAGGGTTCACCGTTACGTTCCCAGCGTGCGTCCACGACAGGCACGCTGAGGCTGAAGTGGATGTAGGTGTCTCGG
This portion of the Actomonas aquatica genome encodes:
- a CDS encoding immunoglobulin domain-containing protein, coding for MKKPSPHRMRVVTPLWRQLTVGLGLSLALSLAAQAAIDTVVVTPNQIVNAGEPADMEAITTPETGAFRFQWYHDGEALPGATERRFRIDSTTTADAGLYHVTASEDEVSLASAPVALEVLTPAPPAVFLSGDPDLELNYGSALSIYPVVQSALPVTYAWTKNGEPYSSDLFLRIGLPSYPTDAGEYVFTATNAAGSSSLPPFHVTAPANTAPRITLLSAPASLSPGDDFGVFLYHTGTPPMTVELLHNDDVIATQETWVQASFDIPNITAANLGTYRVRLTNVAGEITSDPWELAFREPDPLYLRIADGERTLFPGKSLTLLATSNITDSTQIQWFRNGLPIPDETHWSLRVDTPGNYRVEDYSTGKTLRSDPVIVVQTLDTPRPIFVRQPSDQVLIPGSSNHYIRVAAQCSLPYSLQWYHNGMALPDATSSTLQLSPNLAGTVHVVATTSEGTSTRSLDANISIMPDRAPTILAHPSSRIVDEGQRSFEGVGLTFDFVPFGENFYVTGSPQPTLQWYKDGQLLAEATGSSLRFSEVTLDHAGTYHVVATNSVGSVQSEPATLTVQPYDGPKIYQQPNSLELIAGSSGRLQIVADSTYTLTYQWFKDDVALADGQSAQLDLTGAGPADAGTYHVLVSNKYGSTRSADTTVHFHRLADHPVLRSVSGDVVAAYGYETELEAAPYAPSLDVQWTLNGAPITQPLLRTSPTSLPLTVSEDTVGTYTATVTTPDGTVTTREIEVSRLTSRPHPRILRQSGSMPRSIDQPVRLYVHVSGEEPFAYQWYHKGEPLTDETGPELEFPHFTAAAAGDYHVEITNAWGSITSQTMRLTLQEDTAPVIISHPASQTITDPTALPQLSVTARSLYGANFFYQWHRSPEPFDASTDTTGATLRLPPDEPFSGTYYVTVTNRAVSRDSRPAVITTLFPTDPPVIVEHPAAQTVYAGTTATFSVTATSDAELNLSYQWLLNGTPVANATSATLELAAVLLSDDGYVTAQVHDGTTLVSSNAARLEVLPPSAPAFILQPEGRSIPAGETATLSVAASGDPTPTYQWRRDGRLIAGATGPTLTLPDFNASLSGNYTVIASNPFGHASSQTARLDLAIAPGTLVARHEAYRARHDGRPRVWIRNTVDYEGSPDQLTLQALLPAGWTFISIESSTTATSSTEPGDTDLAEWTWTGGPISVLHFTYLLENTSGAADAELVTRIEASFDGSLTASLANPDPLILPAPPTRHDSDLNDDGQIELSELLRAIELYNTRSGTTRTGRYRLNAETPDGVEADPTALTPPTGERPILARFHSADTNRDAELSLSELLRIIEFYNHRSGTTRTGAYHLDSTTLDGFAPGPN
- a CDS encoding immunoglobulin domain-containing protein; translation: MKLSPPPLRRFLCFTLAIIVTGVAAAGAPHPLSAPPESQHSAGGTTDFSATSPEEQPVAPSFIKMPADQSVVYGRFATCAFETLGSRPQVYALIRDNEVIKEATYPSYFFIGPVNFENAGTYQIRATNDWGEATSDPFTIQIDPGPPPLAFRMDRNTEVAAGKTFQLKMSSITGNPPFSFQWFKDGHLIPGATESSYSKTNATIADAASYHLEVSNLAGTFRSLPIGVSVSYLQPPKIHWATGDSTAFFTGSDEDEITLKVTATDSGDFTYTWHHDGILLPDATGASLRLAPLKLADAGEYTVTVNNEAGSSPARTIQLEVIDRSNTAPVITRHPTSTEIQQGEGTDLTIEWDGYGTVQWYLNNSPLSGATSATLPLRVVPQLLEGSKLAIPGPYHAVVSRGTGTSVSHPAELVIHPFPTGMPYNRGLPNILAQPRAVSLLPGTTAELEIELEFYSSHNKRRWFMDGVLIEDERQTTLQVSEAGVYQLELSDYSGNTVTTDPITVTVDPEGEQPVFRVVPGDRKIRFNRDTYIHFSLSVPVVDARWERNGEPYSATGVSLWRSDRSGPEADGTYRLIVTTADGEFISPPVEVSRLTDGLAPYLSLHPTPQTLDQGSYLYLEATAVGESPMTYQWQLNGEDIPGANSPTYGIGNLSANNAGDYTVIVTNENGSATSTPAPVAVIPVGAPTITRHPASLQISSSMSSVPALTVEVESIRGLQYEWFRNGESLTTSSDKYFFLKDWGLDDISGAYHVVATNPAGTVTSHTATVSVLPAPEKNLLPDIIAHPLDAAIAFGDSKVLTASVSSPTPMQFQWRHNGVDIPGATQLTHTVNLQSTDDVGLYSLIVSNDHGVASTQAARVTLALPDRPLITGFARPSAPLPLGSTAQFSVEAIAATDLSYQWRKDGVLLPDADAASLTLTELSATDAGVYSVEITSAAGRVASRSFLLRVAPGDGQAIGTHRVLRRGWDTQRRVTIKNQVLLGSGIDTLTWEALLPEGWSLISSDSTADSAPADATTSLAGWTWNAPAANSLTFTYVLQAPLDQTDFSELSAMISWTSDGTPTEFLIQPDPLRLGPPPSRHSADTDANGRLELSELLRVIELYNTRHGTSRTGRYRENHDSTDGFETDLLTPAIDPTALVHYHLADTDEDGTLSLSELLRVIELYNTRSGTTRTGAYHPDATTEDGFAPGPN